The genomic DNA TTTCCGGTGCCCGTTAAGCGGGAAGAAACCGCTCCTTTTCATGAAGTCGAGATTACAGAGGATATTAATTTGTTTGATATTTTACCGTTGTTTCGTTTGAACCAGGGAGACGGAGGGTTTTATCTGGATAAAGCGATTTTGGTGTCACGCGATCTGGATGACCCGGACACCTATGGCAAGCAAAATGTCGGCTTGTACCGGATGCAGGTCAAGGGCAAGAACCGTTTGGGTATCCAGCCTGTACCGCAGCATGATATTGCGATCCATATCCGTCAGGCTGAGGAACGCGGTGAAAATCTGAAGGTCGCTATTGCTCTCGGATGTGAGCCTGTGATTACCACGGCTGCTTCTACGCCGCTGCTGTACGATCAATCCGAGTATGAGATGGCGGGCGCCATTCAGGGTGAGCCTTACCGTGTGGTCAAAGCCAAGGATGCGGATCTCGATCTGCCTTGGGGAGCCGAGGTTATTCTGGAAGGTGAAGTGTTAGCGGGTGAGCGTGAGTTTGAAGGTCCATTCGGTGAATTTACAGGTCACTATTCCGGCGGCCGCGCGATGCCAGTCATTCAGATTAATCGTATATATCACCGTAAGCAGCCTATATTTGAGCATTTGTACATCGGGATGCCTTGGACGGAAACGGATTATATGATCGGAGTGAATACAAGTGTACCGTTGTTTCAACAGCTCAAGGATGCATTTCCTAATGAAATCGTAGCCGTTAATGCCATGTATACGCATGGGCTGGTCGCTATTATTTCCACGAAAACCCGTTATGGCGGCTTTGCGAAGGCTGTGGGAATGCGTGCGCTAACGACTCCACATGGATTGGGATATTGCAAGCTGGTGATTGTGGTGGATGAGGATGTCGATCCGTTCAATCTGCCGCAGGTCATGTGGGCCTTGTCCACCAAGCTGCATCCGAAGCATGATGCTGTCATTGTGCCGGGCTTGTCTATTTTACCGCTTGACCCCGGCTCTGATCCGGCAGGTATGACGCACAAAATGATATTGGATGCGACGACACCCATAGCACCGGATATTAGAGGCCATTATTCGCAGCCGCTCGATTCCCCGCTCGGTGTAGCGGAATGGGAAAAAAAGCTGAGCCAAATGCTTCGTTAAATATTTTTGAAAATATAGAAAGATTAAAGGAGTGCTGACAGATGCATATTTGTCCCCGTTGTGAATCTAATCGTTCGGAGGTTGTTACCCGTTCGCCAGTGAAAGGTGCCTGGGAGGTCCTGCTGTGTCCTGTATGTATGTTCACATGGCGCACCTCGGAACCGGATAGTATTACTGATCCGGCAAAGTATAAATCGGCGTTCAAGGTAAACCCCCAGGATATTCCGAATGCTGCTCATGTCCCTCCTATTCCAGAGTGGGTACAGGGCCGTTCGTAAGCAGCCGTAAATTGTGGTACTTTGAAGATATAGGCCAAATGTAAAGGGGATTATACTTCATGCAGACACCAAGGATCGGTAAGGAGCTGTTCACGCTGTTGGACGGCAAAAGGTTGGAACGCAAGCAGCATGAAGCGATGATGCTGCTGACGGTCACTGAGGATCAGTGGCCGCATATTGCAATGATTAGCGTGGGCGAGATTGTAGCTCTGGATGAGGGAAATCTGCGTCTGGCACTATGGCCGGGCACGACTACGACGGGCAACATGATTCGTACCGGGAAGGCGACACTGGCGGTGTTCATCGGCGGGAAGGCGCATTATGTCCGATTGTCGCTGGAACACCTGCCAGCTTTGGCCGGGGCCAAGTATTTACGCGAACGGTTTGCGGCACGGGTTTTCGCAGCCAGAGAGGATTCTGCTCAATATGCGGATATCTTGACAGGTGTCACGGTTCGTCTCAAGGAGCCGGAATCGGTGGTAAATCGCTGGAACGAAACAGTGGCAGAATTGTTAATGTAAAGCCATCGGGTTGTGACAAATAATCTTTGTATTTACTGAGTTTACCGTTAAAATAAATGCGGGGGACAAGCGCTTACAAGGAACTCAGGTTGAGCTTGTTGTTGCAGGAA from Paenibacillus sp. FSL R10-2782 includes the following:
- a CDS encoding non-oxidative hydroxyarylic acid decarboxylases subunit D is translated as MHICPRCESNRSEVVTRSPVKGAWEVLLCPVCMFTWRTSEPDSITDPAKYKSAFKVNPQDIPNAAHVPPIPEWVQGRS
- a CDS encoding non-oxidative hydroxyarylic acid decarboxylases subunit C; its protein translation is MAYKDFRDFLHTLEKEGQLLTISDEVKPEPDLAAANRALNNMGDKTPALFFNNIYGYTDARIAMNVMGSWPNHALMMGMPKNTPLKEQFFEFARRYEQFPVPVKREETAPFHEVEITEDINLFDILPLFRLNQGDGGFYLDKAILVSRDLDDPDTYGKQNVGLYRMQVKGKNRLGIQPVPQHDIAIHIRQAEERGENLKVAIALGCEPVITTAASTPLLYDQSEYEMAGAIQGEPYRVVKAKDADLDLPWGAEVILEGEVLAGEREFEGPFGEFTGHYSGGRAMPVIQINRIYHRKQPIFEHLYIGMPWTETDYMIGVNTSVPLFQQLKDAFPNEIVAVNAMYTHGLVAIISTKTRYGGFAKAVGMRALTTPHGLGYCKLVIVVDEDVDPFNLPQVMWALSTKLHPKHDAVIVPGLSILPLDPGSDPAGMTHKMILDATTPIAPDIRGHYSQPLDSPLGVAEWEKKLSQMLR
- a CDS encoding pyridoxamine 5'-phosphate oxidase family protein: MQTPRIGKELFTLLDGKRLERKQHEAMMLLTVTEDQWPHIAMISVGEIVALDEGNLRLALWPGTTTTGNMIRTGKATLAVFIGGKAHYVRLSLEHLPALAGAKYLRERFAARVFAAREDSAQYADILTGVTVRLKEPESVVNRWNETVAELLM